The following proteins come from a genomic window of Alicyclobacillus dauci:
- a CDS encoding M20/M25/M40 family metallo-hydrolase, translating into MDINEVRELFLSLVQIDSHSLEEGKMAERLRNEVIALGFHVQADNAGATLGGQTGNLIATLAGQANLPKVLLAAHMDTVRPGTGVKPRVDENGVVWSDGTTVLGADDKAGVTAILTALKEITQSGLPHGQIQVLFTIAEEIGLQGAKQLKADQLDAEFGLSLDSGGDLGTIAIAGPGQVKFEATVTGVRAHAGVAPEKGISAIKVAAHAVAAMPHGRIDEETTVNIGSFVGEGPTNVVADRVTIIGEARSRNPEKMADMVRQVENAFTNAANEAGAGVEFRHQVMYEGFEFPSDAPLRKRIEKSLEQAGFVPNPVKVGGGSDANVIQSLGIPILNIGLGYEDIHSTNEHIKIENIVSAARVAVQFCMLPHD; encoded by the coding sequence ATGGACATCAATGAAGTTCGTGAACTGTTTCTATCTCTTGTACAAATCGACAGCCACTCTTTAGAAGAGGGGAAGATGGCCGAGCGTCTCCGGAATGAGGTCATCGCCCTAGGGTTTCATGTTCAGGCTGACAATGCAGGTGCCACTCTGGGCGGTCAGACGGGAAATCTTATCGCCACCCTTGCAGGCCAAGCTAATTTACCGAAGGTATTGCTCGCTGCACACATGGATACGGTCCGTCCCGGTACCGGAGTGAAACCGCGCGTCGATGAGAACGGGGTTGTGTGGAGCGACGGAACAACGGTGTTGGGAGCGGATGATAAAGCGGGTGTCACGGCAATCTTGACGGCCCTCAAGGAAATTACACAGAGCGGGTTGCCGCATGGACAAATTCAAGTTTTATTTACCATCGCGGAAGAGATTGGTCTCCAGGGTGCGAAACAGTTAAAAGCAGATCAGTTGGATGCTGAGTTTGGGTTGTCTCTTGATTCAGGAGGGGACTTGGGCACCATCGCAATTGCCGGGCCGGGCCAGGTAAAGTTTGAGGCCACAGTGACAGGTGTTAGGGCGCACGCCGGCGTGGCACCGGAAAAAGGGATAAGTGCAATTAAAGTGGCCGCACATGCCGTGGCAGCGATGCCGCACGGACGCATTGATGAAGAGACAACTGTCAATATTGGCAGTTTTGTGGGCGAGGGGCCAACCAACGTCGTCGCGGACAGGGTGACCATAATTGGCGAGGCACGCAGTCGAAACCCTGAGAAGATGGCGGACATGGTTCGGCAAGTGGAAAACGCCTTTACGAATGCAGCGAATGAAGCTGGGGCAGGTGTCGAGTTCCGGCACCAAGTCATGTACGAGGGGTTTGAATTTCCCAGCGACGCCCCTTTGCGAAAACGAATCGAGAAATCACTAGAGCAGGCTGGATTTGTTCCGAATCCGGTCAAAGTGGGCGGCGGCAGTGACGCAAATGTCATTCAATCCCTCGGTATCCCTATTCTGAATATCGGTCTGGGTTACGAGGATATTCATTCGACAAACGAGCATATCAAAATCGAGAATATCGTGAGCGCTGCCAGAGTGGCTGTTCAATTCTGTATGCTGCCTCATGATTGA
- a CDS encoding acyl-CoA carboxylase subunit beta has translation MNENPIYQLQDRRRKVELGGGDKRILAQHDKGKGTARERIDQLLDPGSFRELGTFAATRSKYPGLDQVDAPGEGVVTGYGTVDGRTVFVFAQDFTVYGGALGEVHAEKIANVMDHAAKTGAPVIGLCDSGGARIQEGVVSLDGYGHVFYRNAVYSGVVPQISVIMGPCAGGAVYSPALTDFVVMVEGTSQMFITGPKVIQTVTGEVIGSEALGGARVQQAKSGVAHFTAASEEEALQQVRKLLEYIPSSSRERPPVRSFSGELLPDDRLREVVPQDGTKVYDVKDVIALLVDEDSFFEVQPLFARNAVVGFGRLAGEVIGIVANQPKFMAGGLDIDSSDKIARFIRFCDAFNIPLLTLEDVTGFIPGVKQEHGGIIRHGAKILYAYAEATVPKITVILRKAYGGAYVAMNSRAIGADMVFAWPSSEIAVMGPEGAASIIYHKEISSSDDPAAALQEKIQAYREEVATPYVAAGAGMVDDVIDPRDTRVKLAEVFKMLQNKQEERPMRKHGNIPL, from the coding sequence ATGAATGAGAATCCCATTTACCAGTTGCAAGACAGGCGTCGGAAAGTGGAACTGGGCGGCGGGGATAAGCGAATTCTTGCGCAGCACGACAAGGGTAAGGGAACGGCCCGGGAGCGAATTGATCAATTGCTCGATCCCGGTAGCTTTCGCGAACTCGGAACGTTCGCTGCCACGCGGAGCAAATATCCGGGGCTGGATCAGGTCGATGCACCTGGAGAGGGCGTGGTCACTGGATACGGAACGGTTGACGGTCGTACTGTGTTCGTCTTTGCACAGGATTTTACGGTATACGGCGGTGCACTTGGTGAAGTACACGCTGAGAAAATTGCGAACGTGATGGACCACGCTGCGAAAACCGGTGCGCCTGTCATCGGCCTGTGCGACTCGGGTGGTGCCCGGATTCAGGAGGGCGTCGTGTCCCTGGATGGCTACGGTCACGTTTTTTATCGAAATGCCGTGTACTCCGGTGTTGTGCCCCAAATTTCCGTGATCATGGGACCGTGCGCAGGTGGGGCTGTATATTCACCGGCACTGACCGACTTCGTCGTCATGGTTGAAGGGACAAGTCAGATGTTCATCACTGGACCGAAGGTCATTCAAACGGTTACGGGTGAAGTGATCGGGTCTGAGGCGCTCGGTGGAGCACGAGTTCAGCAAGCTAAGAGTGGCGTTGCTCATTTCACGGCTGCTTCGGAAGAGGAAGCGTTACAGCAAGTTCGTAAATTGCTTGAATACATTCCGTCATCGAGCCGGGAACGTCCACCGGTTCGTTCATTTTCTGGCGAGCTCCTGCCGGATGATCGGCTGCGAGAGGTCGTGCCACAGGATGGAACAAAGGTGTACGACGTCAAAGACGTCATTGCCCTGCTCGTCGATGAAGATAGTTTTTTCGAAGTTCAACCATTGTTTGCCCGCAACGCAGTCGTTGGCTTTGGTCGCTTGGCTGGAGAGGTCATCGGTATCGTCGCAAACCAGCCCAAATTCATGGCGGGTGGACTCGATATTGACTCGTCGGACAAAATAGCCCGCTTTATTCGTTTTTGTGACGCATTCAACATTCCGCTTCTTACACTTGAGGACGTCACTGGCTTTATCCCTGGTGTTAAGCAGGAACACGGCGGCATTATTCGCCACGGCGCCAAGATTCTATACGCGTACGCGGAAGCTACGGTGCCGAAAATCACCGTAATCCTGCGCAAGGCGTACGGAGGTGCCTATGTGGCCATGAACAGCAGAGCCATTGGTGCAGACATGGTCTTCGCGTGGCCAAGCTCGGAAATTGCGGTGATGGGTCCGGAGGGTGCGGCAAGCATCATTTACCATAAAGAGATCTCCAGCAGCGATGATCCAGCTGCTGCGTTGCAAGAGAAAATCCAAGCATATCGCGAAGAGGTGGCAACGCCGTACGTGGCTGCCGGAGCTGGCATGGTCGACGACGTGATCGATCCGCGCGATACCCGAGTGAAACTCGCCGAAGTGTTTAAAATGCTACAGAACAAGCAGGAAGAACGCCCGATGCGCAAACATGGGAATATTCCGCTCTAG
- a CDS encoding phosphopentomutase — MDAKQKRWIWIVLDSCGIGAAPDAHAYGEDDVNSNTFKHVAAVVHGLDAPNLGRLGLSRIDQIDGVDSSHAIGGYGKMQEQSSGKDTTNGHWEFVGVILDKPMPTYPHGFPKEIIEPFEAHVGKPVLANKPASGTVVIEEYGDEHLRTGRPIVYTSADSVFQIAAHEDVVPVETLYEWCEYARSILTGEHAVGRVIARPFTGSKGHFERTDRRRDFSLTFGDTVLNSLQDSDVDVIGIGKIGDIYGGSGITEAVHTHDNTDGMNVLMKYMDSTDSGLLYANLVDFDSKYGHRNDPVGFARAIETFDAQLGELLGKLKDTDVLCITADHGCDPTTPGTDHTREFVPLLIYRPTMTQAVDLGTRGTFADLGATVADYFHVRNPRAGESFLNQIG; from the coding sequence TTGGATGCAAAACAGAAACGGTGGATTTGGATTGTGCTGGACAGTTGCGGTATCGGTGCAGCTCCAGACGCCCATGCCTACGGTGAAGATGATGTAAACAGTAATACATTCAAGCATGTAGCGGCTGTAGTACATGGTTTGGATGCACCAAATTTAGGCCGCCTGGGGCTCAGTCGCATCGATCAAATCGACGGGGTCGATTCGAGTCATGCCATCGGCGGCTACGGAAAAATGCAAGAACAGTCAAGTGGCAAGGACACGACGAATGGACACTGGGAGTTTGTCGGCGTCATCTTGGACAAACCGATGCCGACTTACCCGCATGGATTTCCGAAAGAGATCATTGAGCCGTTTGAAGCGCACGTGGGAAAGCCTGTTTTGGCCAATAAACCGGCCTCTGGCACCGTGGTAATTGAGGAATACGGAGATGAGCATCTTCGAACGGGGCGGCCCATCGTCTACACTTCCGCGGACAGCGTCTTTCAAATTGCCGCGCACGAGGATGTTGTGCCCGTTGAAACACTGTACGAGTGGTGTGAGTATGCACGGTCTATTCTGACGGGGGAACATGCAGTGGGTCGGGTCATTGCACGACCCTTCACCGGATCGAAAGGGCATTTCGAGCGGACTGATCGCCGGCGTGACTTTTCGCTGACCTTCGGTGACACGGTCTTGAATTCGTTGCAGGATTCAGATGTGGACGTCATCGGGATCGGGAAAATCGGGGATATTTACGGCGGTTCCGGCATTACGGAGGCCGTGCATACACACGATAATACGGACGGCATGAACGTGCTCATGAAGTACATGGACTCAACCGACAGCGGGCTTCTCTATGCCAATTTGGTCGATTTTGACTCAAAGTACGGACACCGAAACGATCCCGTTGGGTTCGCTCGCGCCATCGAAACGTTCGATGCACAACTCGGTGAACTGCTTGGAAAACTCAAGGATACGGACGTGCTCTGCATCACAGCCGATCACGGCTGTGACCCTACGACTCCAGGTACTGACCACACTCGCGAATTTGTGCCTTTGCTCATCTATCGTCCAACGATGACCCAGGCCGTTGATCTGGGAACCCGGGGGACGTTTGCTGATCTCGGTGCGACGGTTGCAGACTATTTTCACGTCAGAAACCCAAGAGCCGGGGAGAGCTTCCTGAATCAGATCGGCTAA
- a CDS encoding endonuclease Q family protein, whose protein sequence is MNSYHADFHVHIGRSLGKPVKIAAGSKLTLDNLLYHSAFVKGLDVVTVIDGVCDNVLTEVKQKMDQGDLIPVNGGGLMYRDRLLVILGSEIELAGPHGGAAHFGCWFPDVESASDFNTWLQTVQKNTSLSSQRARTDAATLLEETHTRGGLFVIHHAFTPFKGILGRCVSRIEDFLDPALVDALELGLSADTLMADRLSELANFTFITNSDAHGLDNIAREYNRISMKRPSFNEVRAVLHSVNGRRVEANYGLHPQQGKYYRTRCRHCDTVVSSADDTCLCGNDKGHVYGVWDRLEEISDLAAAVHPKHRPPYIHHVPLRDIPGLGPRGYQKLMAAFGTELAVRQRATHSQLTDVLGEHMGQIVARALQGDFTWQVGGAGTYGKLVM, encoded by the coding sequence GTGAACAGCTATCATGCGGATTTTCATGTTCACATCGGACGATCTCTCGGGAAACCTGTCAAAATAGCAGCTGGCTCGAAACTAACGTTGGATAATCTGCTGTATCACTCCGCCTTTGTAAAGGGGCTGGACGTGGTCACCGTCATTGATGGTGTGTGTGACAATGTATTGACTGAGGTTAAGCAGAAAATGGATCAGGGAGATTTGATACCGGTTAACGGCGGCGGCTTGATGTATCGGGATCGCCTCCTGGTCATTCTCGGATCCGAAATTGAGCTTGCCGGTCCCCACGGCGGAGCCGCTCATTTTGGATGTTGGTTCCCAGATGTCGAAAGTGCATCCGATTTTAATACTTGGCTGCAAACAGTCCAAAAAAACACGTCGTTGTCATCGCAACGTGCTCGAACGGACGCGGCGACGCTGCTTGAGGAGACGCACACCAGGGGTGGTTTGTTTGTCATCCATCACGCATTTACACCGTTCAAAGGTATTTTGGGTCGCTGTGTGAGCCGAATTGAAGATTTTCTCGATCCTGCGCTTGTGGATGCCCTTGAGTTAGGACTGTCGGCTGATACGTTGATGGCGGATCGGCTGAGCGAACTTGCGAATTTCACTTTTATCACAAATTCGGATGCTCACGGTCTGGATAACATTGCCAGGGAATATAACCGAATCAGCATGAAAAGGCCCTCCTTTAACGAGGTCCGAGCGGTGCTGCATTCAGTCAATGGTCGTCGCGTCGAGGCGAACTACGGCTTACATCCGCAACAAGGGAAGTATTATCGAACTCGCTGTCGACACTGCGATACGGTGGTTTCCAGTGCGGATGACACATGTCTGTGCGGAAATGATAAAGGGCATGTGTACGGTGTATGGGATCGGCTTGAGGAAATATCTGATCTCGCCGCCGCCGTTCATCCAAAACATCGTCCGCCCTATATTCATCACGTGCCGCTTCGCGACATTCCGGGGCTTGGTCCTCGAGGTTACCAGAAACTGATGGCAGCGTTTGGTACAGAGCTGGCGGTTCGGCAGCGGGCCACGCATAGTCAGCTTACGGATGTCCTAGGTGAGCACATGGGTCAAATTGTTGCTCGCGCACTTCAAGGGGATTTTACGTGGCAGGTAGGTGGTGCGGGTACGTACGGCAAGCTCGTGATGTAG
- a CDS encoding D-alanyl-D-alanine carboxypeptidase family protein: MPVISNTGVKTTTEGSVEIAKEARSAVIMDAATGKVLYSKDAAEELPMASITKIMTMLLTMEAIDEGRLKWTDQIKTSEHAASMGGSQIFLEPGETMSVTDMLKGIAIASANDACVAMAEHLDGSEEAFVTRMNKRAKELGMNHTHFSNCNGLPAQSHYSSAHDIAIMSRALLVHPEITRFTSVYSDYLRKNTDRPLWLVNTNKLVRFYDGVDGLKTGFTQEAKYCLSATAKKEGFRVIAVVMGEPRPKVRNAEVTGMLNWAFSHYTSKLLYPKGHVVAKAKVIKGVKDNVAAITAEPVGFVAERGNKSTYKTEITLNPVKAPVLKGVQVGEMKVFVNGDMVSRVPLLARDEVKKTNVFQGFGKTIKKIVTFGKAE; encoded by the coding sequence ATGCCTGTCATCTCGAATACTGGTGTCAAAACGACAACGGAGGGTTCTGTCGAGATCGCAAAGGAGGCTCGATCCGCAGTCATTATGGATGCCGCGACAGGAAAGGTTCTTTATTCGAAGGATGCGGCCGAAGAACTTCCAATGGCGAGTATTACGAAAATCATGACCATGCTCTTGACGATGGAAGCGATTGACGAAGGTCGACTAAAATGGACAGATCAGATCAAAACGAGTGAACATGCGGCGAGTATGGGTGGATCGCAAATCTTCCTCGAGCCTGGTGAGACCATGTCAGTGACAGACATGCTAAAAGGGATAGCCATCGCCTCAGCAAATGACGCGTGCGTCGCAATGGCCGAACATTTGGATGGCAGTGAAGAAGCATTTGTTACCAGAATGAACAAAAGGGCAAAAGAATTGGGAATGAATCATACGCACTTCTCAAATTGCAACGGACTACCTGCCCAGAGTCACTACTCGAGCGCACACGATATCGCCATAATGTCAAGGGCGCTCTTGGTTCATCCGGAGATCACACGGTTTACATCCGTTTACAGTGATTATTTAAGAAAGAATACGGACCGTCCGTTATGGTTAGTTAATACGAACAAACTCGTGCGCTTTTACGATGGTGTTGACGGACTGAAGACTGGGTTCACGCAAGAGGCGAAATACTGTTTGTCCGCAACGGCCAAAAAAGAGGGTTTTCGTGTTATTGCAGTTGTCATGGGTGAACCGAGACCAAAGGTGAGAAATGCCGAAGTGACAGGAATGCTTAACTGGGCATTTAGTCACTATACGTCCAAGCTCCTTTATCCAAAAGGCCATGTTGTGGCGAAGGCGAAGGTGATTAAGGGCGTCAAGGACAATGTGGCAGCCATCACCGCCGAACCAGTCGGCTTTGTCGCAGAGCGTGGAAATAAGAGTACGTATAAGACGGAAATCACGCTCAATCCGGTGAAAGCACCAGTCCTAAAGGGCGTGCAAGTTGGTGAAATGAAAGTCTTCGTAAATGGGGACATGGTTTCCAGAGTTCCTCTACTGGCGAGGGATGAAGTTAAGAAAACAAATGTTTTTCAAGGGTTTGGAAAGACAATTAAGAAGATTGTTACGTTTGGAAAGGCCGAATAA
- the spoIIM gene encoding stage II sporulation protein M translates to MKPRVAAVFVNSSIQTIPWRNFGKILQTRVTRHMHLWTFLSGVTLCGLVFGAIVAGQLGETDRLVLGNALQHLFAAIKQHQLASGSELWSERLITDAQTLGLIWLFGVSVIGIPFVIATIFLRAFTVGFAIGYTTLQFGWRGFALAGIGIFLHQLVTFLALFIAAVTAIRFSQQILQQTLPIPRLTVRFLQYTGTFILCGGALMLGAFIQSFVVPHILTTLLV, encoded by the coding sequence TTGAAGCCTCGAGTCGCAGCAGTATTCGTAAATTCGTCGATCCAGACTATCCCTTGGAGGAACTTTGGTAAAATTCTTCAAACGCGAGTGACACGCCATATGCACCTGTGGACATTCCTGTCCGGCGTCACACTGTGTGGACTGGTTTTTGGTGCCATTGTTGCGGGTCAGCTTGGCGAAACGGACAGACTGGTACTGGGGAATGCCTTACAACATTTATTCGCCGCCATCAAGCAACATCAGCTTGCATCAGGTAGTGAGTTATGGTCTGAGCGACTGATCACGGACGCACAAACATTGGGACTCATATGGTTGTTTGGGGTCTCTGTGATTGGCATACCTTTCGTCATTGCGACGATTTTTTTACGCGCATTTACGGTCGGCTTCGCCATTGGCTACACCACGTTGCAATTTGGATGGAGAGGTTTTGCTCTTGCAGGAATTGGCATCTTTTTGCATCAACTGGTGACTTTCTTAGCCCTATTTATTGCAGCAGTCACTGCGATCCGATTTTCACAGCAAATTCTGCAACAAACGTTGCCCATTCCACGATTAACCGTTCGATTTTTACAGTATACAGGTACGTTCATCCTCTGTGGGGGAGCACTCATGTTGGGCGCGTTTATTCAGTCTTTTGTCGTGCCACATATCTTAACAACTTTACTTGTTTGA
- a CDS encoding amino acid permease, which produces MRTAGPSVLLAFLIGGLITSQVIGALNTVALDHPVEGAFKVYADMYTGRFLGYMQGWTYYLTSILTISSEAVASAIFVRVWLPSVPVWVFSSSFAALILLINCFGVKNFGMVESFMSVVKIAALIGFIVVVALMIFGVHPHTVGSVGFTTSSGGHGFFPHGVGGLFQSMLIVIFAYAGIGVFATAAIELKHPRKLDVGGMATSLGLTVLYILAIGSLLLVLPWSQASTQISPFVQALQHAHMRTLADILNGVILIAAFSVMAGAVFSSCQILASLGHSGEAPRFSTRTSKRREIPYGALVFTAIGLAIFIGLSYILPSTVYNFLVSASSFFTFFNWFIMLTTFLVWRRKNRNKHISWLAFGHPVSTYLTMAAIVFLAFYALTDRVDRLGFYVCVGMAIVITACYFFTRKFKTSPAATNALTDKE; this is translated from the coding sequence ATCCGTACAGCAGGGCCGAGTGTGCTCCTCGCCTTTCTCATCGGCGGGCTCATTACGTCCCAGGTAATTGGTGCATTAAATACAGTTGCGCTTGATCATCCTGTCGAAGGCGCGTTTAAAGTCTATGCAGATATGTATACAGGCCGCTTTTTAGGCTACATGCAAGGATGGACGTACTATCTCACGAGCATTCTGACCATCTCGAGTGAGGCAGTAGCGTCTGCTATTTTTGTCCGTGTTTGGCTTCCCTCCGTACCTGTCTGGGTTTTTTCCTCCAGTTTCGCCGCACTGATTCTGCTCATTAACTGTTTCGGTGTAAAGAATTTTGGCATGGTCGAGTCCTTCATGAGCGTCGTGAAAATCGCGGCATTAATAGGGTTTATTGTCGTTGTAGCGCTGATGATATTCGGCGTTCATCCACATACGGTTGGTTCGGTTGGATTCACTACCTCAAGTGGGGGTCACGGGTTCTTTCCACATGGAGTGGGTGGCCTGTTTCAGTCGATGCTGATTGTCATTTTCGCTTATGCAGGAATTGGTGTGTTTGCTACGGCGGCCATTGAATTGAAACATCCAAGGAAACTCGATGTCGGCGGCATGGCGACAAGCCTGGGGTTAACCGTTCTCTACATCCTCGCCATCGGCAGCCTGCTGCTCGTTCTGCCGTGGAGCCAAGCGAGCACGCAAATCAGCCCGTTTGTTCAAGCACTGCAGCATGCACATATGAGGACCCTTGCGGATATCCTCAATGGCGTAATTTTGATAGCTGCGTTCAGTGTTATGGCTGGTGCGGTTTTCTCCTCGTGTCAGATTCTTGCAAGTCTTGGACACAGTGGAGAAGCACCCAGGTTTTCAACACGAACGAGTAAGAGGCGGGAAATTCCCTACGGTGCGCTTGTTTTTACTGCCATTGGACTCGCCATCTTTATCGGCCTATCGTACATTTTGCCTTCAACCGTGTATAATTTCCTCGTGAGTGCTTCCAGTTTCTTTACATTCTTTAACTGGTTTATTATGCTGACAACGTTTCTCGTTTGGCGTCGCAAGAATCGAAACAAGCACATATCGTGGCTGGCTTTTGGTCATCCCGTATCGACGTATCTGACCATGGCAGCGATTGTCTTTCTGGCCTTTTATGCCTTAACAGACAGGGTGGATCGCCTTGGCTTTTATGTCTGCGTTGGTATGGCGATAGTCATCACCGCTTGCTATTTCTTTACTCGTAAGTTCAAAACGTCTCCGGCCGCAACCAATGCCCTGACGGACAAGGAGTGA
- the xerD gene encoding site-specific tyrosine recombinase XerD, whose product MDEWIRRFVEYLAVERGLSKNTLESYERDLHTFQAFLKKRGHVVPRDVEQHHIGAFLGHLHDLGRANSTISRNLASIRSFFHFLVREEVILRDPTLHVETPKIEKRLPRVLTPEEVERLLRAPDKSSSSGLRDYAMLELLYATGIRVSELVSLNCGDVHLSGGFLRCMGKGGKERIIPIGEYALQAMHSYLELARPVFVSSKASDAIFLNHHGTQMSRQGFWKIMKKYAREAGIVKDITPHTLRHSFATHLLERGADLRAVQEMLGHADISTTQIYTHVTKGRLKEIYASAHPRS is encoded by the coding sequence ATGGATGAATGGATTCGGCGTTTTGTAGAATATTTAGCAGTTGAACGAGGGTTATCGAAAAACACGTTGGAATCCTACGAACGAGATTTACATACGTTCCAGGCTTTTTTAAAAAAGCGTGGACATGTTGTCCCGCGTGATGTGGAACAACATCATATCGGAGCGTTTCTCGGTCACTTGCACGACCTTGGGCGGGCCAACTCGACCATATCGCGCAATTTGGCGAGTATACGCTCGTTTTTTCATTTTCTTGTTCGCGAAGAGGTTATTCTTCGCGATCCGACGTTACATGTTGAAACACCGAAAATTGAAAAGCGATTACCTCGCGTTCTGACTCCAGAGGAAGTTGAACGTCTTTTACGTGCGCCGGACAAATCGTCCTCTTCGGGATTGCGGGATTACGCCATGCTTGAATTGCTTTATGCGACAGGTATACGAGTCAGTGAACTGGTCTCGTTAAATTGCGGTGACGTCCACCTATCCGGGGGATTCCTTCGGTGTATGGGGAAAGGCGGCAAGGAGAGAATTATACCTATCGGCGAATATGCCTTGCAGGCGATGCATTCCTATCTGGAGCTGGCACGGCCCGTATTTGTCAGCTCAAAGGCCTCCGACGCCATTTTTCTCAATCACCACGGGACACAAATGTCCCGACAAGGATTCTGGAAAATTATGAAAAAATATGCCCGAGAGGCAGGAATCGTAAAAGATATTACGCCACACACCCTTCGACACTCGTTTGCTACACATCTACTGGAGCGCGGGGCAGATCTCCGGGCGGTACAAGAGATGTTGGGCCACGCAGACATCTCGACGACGCAAATTTATACGCATGTGACAAAAGGGCGATTAAAAGAGATATACGCCTCTGCTCATCCGCGCTCATAA
- a CDS encoding NUDIX hydrolase, giving the protein MYEEQTLEEEEIFSGRVVKLSKLTVKLPNGRTSTREVIVHPGAVAVLAEPEPDRVILVKQFRKACETELWEIPAGKLEPNEDPDAAAKRELSEETGFSAERMERLFTFYTSPGFANEKLHVYYASELKEGEIHLDEDEFVETRLFNRQEIDRMLQMGGIEDAKTLVALLWWCGRNR; this is encoded by the coding sequence TTGTACGAAGAACAAACCTTGGAAGAGGAAGAAATTTTCAGCGGTCGTGTTGTAAAGTTAAGTAAATTGACGGTTAAATTGCCAAATGGGCGAACGAGTACACGTGAAGTGATCGTTCATCCCGGAGCTGTGGCCGTTTTAGCCGAGCCGGAACCAGACCGCGTCATTCTTGTGAAACAGTTCCGCAAGGCCTGTGAGACGGAACTTTGGGAAATTCCTGCAGGCAAGCTTGAACCGAACGAAGACCCGGACGCCGCTGCCAAACGTGAGTTGTCGGAGGAAACGGGATTTTCGGCCGAGCGCATGGAGCGGCTGTTTACGTTCTACACGAGTCCAGGATTTGCGAATGAAAAATTACATGTCTACTACGCGTCGGAACTGAAAGAGGGAGAGATTCACCTAGACGAGGATGAGTTCGTGGAGACGAGACTGTTCAACCGCCAGGAAATAGATCGCATGTTGCAAATGGGCGGTATCGAGGATGCAAAAACGCTTGTGGCCCTACTGTGGTGGTGTGGGCGAAACCGGTGA
- a CDS encoding RNHCP domain-containing protein: protein MALRTFTRRNESFTCVNCGNEVEPSQRSCRNHCPNCLHSVHLDIMPGDRAANCSGLMVPIRVEYHTKKGYQLVHRCQSCGHISRNVVQTDVQVQPDNQEAILDLMAHPRD from the coding sequence ATGGCCTTGCGGACGTTCACACGTCGAAACGAATCTTTTACTTGCGTGAACTGTGGAAACGAAGTTGAGCCAAGTCAGCGTAGCTGTCGGAATCACTGTCCCAATTGTTTACATTCAGTTCATTTGGACATCATGCCCGGGGACAGGGCCGCAAATTGCAGCGGACTCATGGTACCCATTCGAGTCGAATATCACACGAAAAAGGGGTACCAGTTAGTTCACCGCTGTCAATCATGCGGACACATTTCTCGCAATGTCGTTCAAACCGATGTGCAAGTCCAGCCTGACAACCAAGAAGCGATTCTCGATCTGATGGCACATCCAAGAGATTGA